A single Rubrivivax gelatinosus IL144 DNA region contains:
- the rplQ gene encoding 50S ribosomal protein L17 has protein sequence MRHRHGLRKLNRTSSHRLAMLRNMANSLIRHEAIKTTVPKAKELRAVVEPLITLGKTPTLANRRLAFDRTRDREVVSKLFNELGPRYATRPGGYTRILKMGFRVGDNAPMAFVELVDRPEPAAEETTEAAE, from the coding sequence ATGCGCCACCGCCACGGACTTCGCAAACTGAACCGCACCAGCAGCCATCGCCTCGCGATGCTGCGCAACATGGCCAACTCGCTGATCCGCCACGAAGCGATCAAGACGACGGTGCCGAAGGCCAAGGAACTGCGCGCCGTCGTCGAGCCGCTGATCACGCTGGGCAAGACGCCGACGCTGGCCAACCGCCGCCTGGCTTTCGACCGCACCCGTGACCGCGAAGTCGTCAGCAAGCTGTTCAACGAACTCGGCCCGCGCTACGCCACCCGTCCGGGCGGCTACACCCGCATCCTGAAGATGGGCTTCCGCGTCGGCGACAACGCGCCGATGGCCTTCGTCGAGCTGGTCGACCGTCCGGAACCGGCCGCCGAAGAGACGACCGAAGCCGCCGAATAA
- a CDS encoding adenine nucleotide alpha hydrolase family protein produces the protein MKACRLCLLPEQAPGADLDANGVCRFCREHAPASGEAAEALRRAREADLERAIEACRGRGEYDCLVPLSGGKDSVALIHKLKVEYGLRVLAHTTDIDIGEVAWANIRRAVDRLDVEHLVYRPQAEFYRRLFRWLMMNQEARGAVHTISYVYAPLFEGNALRVATDKGIPLVLAGYSPGQPVPERMEYEFPRLAISEVDWTPPELAASGEFDAADLARFWNPRRYPPGTVFPRYLAPYHAWRYDQEAIMKKVVELGLISSTKNASPVFSNYPINWLLMYSDLRNFGYNPYTPEFSALIREGKANLRYWRVMAKVVDFITLNKVYLGRHVAQHMRWLNLRDEDLKITRPSRRDWPDFVYEDWAQAAPGAELIAAAAPSAGR, from the coding sequence ATGAAGGCGTGCCGCCTGTGCCTGTTGCCCGAACAGGCGCCCGGTGCCGACCTGGACGCCAACGGCGTCTGCCGCTTCTGCCGTGAGCACGCGCCGGCCTCCGGCGAGGCGGCCGAGGCCTTGCGCCGCGCGCGCGAGGCCGATCTCGAGCGTGCGATCGAGGCCTGCCGTGGCCGGGGCGAGTACGACTGCCTGGTGCCGTTGTCCGGCGGCAAGGACAGCGTTGCGCTGATCCACAAGCTCAAGGTCGAATACGGCCTGCGCGTGCTCGCCCACACCACCGACATCGACATCGGCGAGGTGGCCTGGGCGAACATCCGGCGCGCCGTCGACCGCCTCGACGTCGAGCATCTCGTCTACCGCCCGCAGGCCGAGTTCTACCGCCGGCTATTCCGCTGGCTGATGATGAACCAGGAGGCGCGCGGCGCGGTGCACACGATCTCCTACGTGTACGCACCGCTGTTCGAAGGCAACGCGCTGCGTGTCGCCACCGACAAGGGCATTCCGCTGGTGCTGGCCGGCTACTCGCCCGGGCAGCCGGTGCCCGAGCGCATGGAGTACGAGTTCCCGCGCCTGGCGATCTCGGAGGTCGACTGGACGCCGCCCGAACTGGCCGCGTCCGGCGAGTTCGACGCCGCCGACCTGGCGCGCTTCTGGAACCCGCGGCGTTATCCGCCGGGCACCGTGTTCCCGCGCTACCTCGCGCCGTACCACGCCTGGCGCTACGACCAGGAGGCGATCATGAAGAAGGTCGTCGAGCTCGGTCTGATCTCGTCGACGAAGAACGCCAGCCCGGTGTTCTCCAACTACCCGATCAACTGGCTGCTGATGTATTCGGACCTCCGGAACTTCGGCTACAACCCGTACACGCCCGAGTTCTCGGCGCTGATCCGCGAAGGCAAGGCCAACCTCCGCTACTGGAGGGTGATGGCCAAGGTGGTCGACTTCATCACGCTGAACAAGGTCTACCTCGGCCGCCACGTCGCCCAGCACATGCGCTGGCTGAATCTGCGTGACGAGGACCTGAAGATCACCCGTCCGAGCCGTCGCGACTGGCCGGATTTCGTCTACGAGGACTGGGCGCAGGCGGCGCCTGGCGCCGAGCTGATCGCCGCCGCCGCGCCCTCGGCCGGCCGCTGA
- a CDS encoding SDR family oxidoreductase, with protein sequence MREIFVTGATGTIGSALVPRLLRSPDTRVRLLVRARDGADLQRRMASMRAYWGWDEDDERGRRVVALRGDICAPCLGLAPLEHAAVAAECSHLVHCAASVNLLMPIEQARATAVAPTRAVLELGRLAASAGVLRKIDLVSTVGVWGRTPGTMPERPLPEVERFHNTYEAAKAEAERVVWNEGADLPITVHRPSMVVGESDSGRVIHFQVFYHLCEFLSGVRTRGIVPTLGAMRLDVIPVDWVAAAIDWASRHEDTAGSIFHLCSGPEGAIALGPLQATVRERWQRQGRTLPPLRTVSRRLLQHAVPVLGAFAGAKARRALRALPPVLEYLGEDQSFANVNTARRLAGAGLPVPPAASYLGPVLDYYLARRAAEARR encoded by the coding sequence GTGCGCGAGATCTTCGTCACCGGTGCCACCGGCACCATCGGCAGCGCGCTGGTGCCCCGTCTGCTGCGCTCGCCGGACACCCGCGTTCGTCTCCTGGTGCGTGCGCGCGACGGTGCCGATCTGCAGCGCCGCATGGCGTCGATGCGCGCCTACTGGGGCTGGGACGAGGATGACGAGCGCGGGCGTCGCGTCGTCGCGCTGCGCGGCGACATCTGCGCACCGTGCCTGGGCTTGGCGCCACTTGAACACGCGGCGGTGGCGGCCGAATGCAGCCATCTCGTGCACTGCGCGGCCAGCGTCAACCTGCTGATGCCGATCGAGCAGGCGCGCGCCACCGCGGTCGCGCCGACGCGTGCCGTGCTCGAGCTGGGCCGCTTGGCCGCGAGCGCCGGCGTGCTGCGCAAGATCGACCTCGTCAGCACCGTCGGCGTCTGGGGCCGCACGCCGGGCACGATGCCCGAGCGCCCGTTGCCGGAGGTCGAGCGCTTCCACAACACCTACGAGGCGGCCAAGGCCGAAGCCGAACGTGTCGTCTGGAACGAAGGTGCCGACCTTCCGATCACCGTGCACCGGCCGAGCATGGTCGTCGGCGAGTCCGACAGCGGCCGGGTGATTCACTTCCAGGTCTTCTACCACCTGTGCGAGTTCCTCTCCGGCGTGCGCACCCGCGGCATCGTGCCGACGCTCGGTGCGATGCGACTGGACGTGATCCCGGTCGACTGGGTGGCCGCCGCGATCGACTGGGCCAGCCGCCACGAGGACACCGCCGGTTCGATCTTCCACCTGTGCAGCGGCCCCGAGGGCGCGATCGCGCTCGGCCCGCTGCAGGCCACCGTGCGTGAGCGCTGGCAACGCCAGGGGCGCACGCTGCCGCCGTTGCGTACCGTCTCGCGCCGCCTGCTGCAGCATGCCGTGCCGGTGCTCGGTGCCTTCGCCGGCGCCAAGGCGCGCCGCGCTCTGCGTGCGCTGCCGCCGGTTCTGGAGTACCTCGGCGAGGATCAGTCCTTCGCCAACGTGAACACCGCTCGCCGCCTGGCCGGCGCCGGCCTGCCGGTGCCTCCGGCCGCTTCCTATCTGGGCCCGGTGCTCGACTACTACCTCGCCAGGCGCGCGGCGGAGGCACGACGATGA
- a CDS encoding AMP-dependent synthetase/ligase, with the protein MNGTLPALLAQRVQATPQACAFQLEDASGRWQPLSWARFAEQVEQVGRGLAAAGLRHGDRLALVAPVSLHWELVHHAALALGAVVVGFDTHDLPSRIADMTEQADIGAFVVVDEAVLAEVGDERLGAARFVLRLPASRGERRAGTKTLDWDTLIATAPAAGGDAGPVVGADDLATIIFTSGTTGRPRGIAYTHGQVCLAVDAICATFSFVDASSRVLCWLPLSNLFQRIVNLAALRQGAAAYLLADPRRVMQVVAGVEPDVFVGVPRFFEKLLEGVRSGVDAQPPFKRWVARRAWSLGRHMASFRLRQETPPAVLRLAHGLAERLVLARLRASVMGPRLRLMVTGSAPIAPEVLREFLALGWLVLEAYGQSENIVPIAMNRPDDFCFGTVGRPVRSNEVVVGEDGSVRVRGPGLFRGYLGEPRPAGFDAEGFYTTGDLGAWDEHGHLKLIGRSSELFKTSTGRRIAPVLVEDALRRVPGIDQAMLVGAGRKYPIALCTLPGPVDDEARRRLAAAMAAQVAPLAEAERPRGVVLLDRPFDIGRGELTPNLKLRRTAIEALHAPAIEAMYRRLDNRPPEARDLLVG; encoded by the coding sequence ATGAACGGCACGCTGCCGGCGCTGCTGGCGCAACGGGTGCAGGCGACGCCCCAGGCCTGCGCGTTCCAGCTGGAGGACGCGTCCGGCCGCTGGCAGCCGCTCAGCTGGGCCCGCTTCGCCGAGCAGGTCGAGCAGGTAGGTCGTGGCCTCGCGGCCGCCGGCCTGCGCCACGGCGACCGCCTCGCGCTGGTGGCGCCGGTGTCGCTGCACTGGGAGCTGGTGCATCACGCCGCGCTCGCCCTGGGCGCGGTCGTCGTCGGCTTCGACACGCACGACCTGCCGTCGCGCATCGCCGACATGACCGAGCAGGCGGACATCGGGGCCTTCGTCGTCGTCGACGAGGCGGTGCTGGCCGAGGTCGGCGACGAGCGGCTCGGCGCCGCGCGCTTCGTGCTGCGCCTGCCCGCTTCGCGGGGCGAGCGGCGTGCCGGCACGAAGACCCTCGACTGGGACACGCTGATCGCCACCGCGCCGGCGGCCGGCGGCGACGCCGGGCCGGTCGTCGGCGCCGACGACCTGGCGACGATCATCTTCACCTCGGGCACCACGGGCCGGCCACGCGGCATCGCCTACACGCACGGCCAGGTCTGTCTGGCGGTGGACGCGATCTGCGCCACCTTCTCCTTCGTCGACGCGTCCAGCCGGGTGCTGTGCTGGCTGCCCTTGTCGAACCTGTTCCAGCGCATCGTCAACCTGGCGGCACTGCGCCAGGGCGCGGCGGCGTATCTGCTGGCCGATCCGCGGCGCGTGATGCAGGTCGTCGCCGGGGTCGAGCCCGATGTCTTCGTCGGCGTGCCGCGTTTTTTCGAGAAGCTGCTCGAAGGCGTGCGTTCCGGCGTCGACGCGCAGCCGCCATTCAAGCGCTGGGTGGCGCGCCGCGCCTGGTCGCTGGGCCGGCACATGGCCTCCTTCAGGCTCAGGCAGGAGACGCCGCCGGCGGTGCTGCGGCTGGCGCACGGGCTGGCCGAACGCCTGGTGCTCGCGCGCCTGCGCGCCAGCGTCATGGGGCCCCGTCTACGCTTGATGGTGACCGGCTCGGCGCCGATCGCGCCCGAGGTGCTGCGTGAGTTCCTGGCCCTGGGCTGGCTGGTGCTCGAGGCCTACGGCCAGAGCGAGAACATCGTGCCGATCGCGATGAACCGGCCCGATGACTTCTGTTTCGGCACCGTCGGCCGCCCGGTGAGGTCCAACGAGGTCGTCGTCGGCGAGGATGGATCGGTCAGAGTGCGTGGTCCCGGTCTGTTCCGCGGCTATCTCGGCGAGCCCCGGCCGGCCGGGTTCGACGCCGAGGGCTTCTACACCACCGGTGATCTGGGCGCCTGGGACGAGCACGGCCACCTGAAGCTGATCGGCCGCTCCAGCGAACTGTTCAAGACCTCGACCGGGCGCCGCATCGCGCCGGTGCTCGTCGAAGACGCGTTGCGCCGCGTGCCCGGTATCGACCAGGCGATGCTCGTCGGCGCCGGTCGCAAGTACCCGATCGCGTTGTGCACGTTGCCGGGACCGGTCGACGACGAAGCGCGCCGCCGGCTCGCTGCCGCGATGGCGGCCCAGGTGGCGCCGCTGGCCGAGGCCGAGCGCCCGCGCGGCGTCGTGCTCCTCGACCGGCCATTCGACATCGGGCGTGGCGAGCTCACGCCCAACCTGAAGCTGCGCCGCACCGCGATCGAAGCGCTGCACGCTCCGGCGATCGAGGCGATGTACCGACGCCTGGACAACCGCCCGCCCGAAGCCCGCGATCTGCTCGTCGGCTGA